From Anopheles funestus chromosome 3RL, idAnoFuneDA-416_04, whole genome shotgun sequence, a single genomic window includes:
- the LOC125771683 gene encoding LIM and SH3 domain protein Lasp isoform X1 produces MNKSCARCQKVVYPIEELKCLDKTWHKTCFKCHECGMTLNMKTYKGFNKLPYCEAHIPKAKATTIAETPEFKRIAENTKIQSNVKYHADFEKLKGKVTQVADDPETLRIKQNTKNISNVAYHGDLQKKAAMERQRECTEIIDSKDNNDLESEYFSEQLAAESLPHYQPPPPPPVVAPSASGPTSQQVNNNGGMAVGPTNTTSQQAQIISTANITKHNQANSYQASLQQQQQQQHQQYQQLNNNKTGGYSHQQQQQQQQGGYPAGAAYHQHATNNGAGGSVGNAEHVRHSVLQNSATPSGGGGGGAATQKYYDPYDNYARPNPTANQVNNNGTAGAHMGNNNHHYHHSQQQQQQQQQQQQQHLHHHQQHHGGMMDQQRANGSAAVYHQQQQQQQHLHHGQTNNHHHHHQQSVDPYAQQQQQQQQQRYSANSNSQYGGAMHAQQQHMYQYNNGNMNNGAASAAAAATATGAGIGKIADYDPLTDGPRNVPQPNRQSATLIYSSGNMSSNNNRRIGSVNDIDPVNGYYGSVADNSQAALYQQQQQQQLYQQQQQQHRQSQQQQPQYIQPPQQYAAPASNATGKSMSKVRVYRALYDYEAQDSDEVGFSEGDLIIEVNSIDAGWMTGRVERTGLTGMLPANYVELMKI; encoded by the exons ACCTGGCACAAGACGTGCTTCAAATGTCACGAGTGTGGCATGACGCTGAACATGAAGACGTACAAAGGATTCAACAAACTGCCGTACTGTGAAGC ACATATTCCTAAAGCCAAAGCTACGACGATCGCGGAGACACCGGAGTTCAAGCGAATCGCGGAAAATACCAAAATCCAATCGAACGTCAAATATCATGCGGACTTTGAGAAGCTGAAAGGAAAAGTGACGCAG gtTGCTGACGATCCGGAAACGCTACGAATCaagcaaaacacgaaaaataTCTCCAACGTTGCCTACCATGGCGATCTGCAGAAGAAGGCCGCCATGGAACGGCAGCGAGAGTGCACAGAAATCATCGACAGTAAAG acAACAACGATCTAGAATCGGAGTACTTTTCCGAGCAGCTGGCCGCAGAGTCGCTACCCCATTATCAgcctccaccaccgccaccggtcGTGGCACCGTCCGCATCCGGTCCAACATCACAACAGGTCAACAACAATGGTGGCATGGCTGTCGGACCAACCAACACCACATCCCAGCAGGCCCAGATCATCTCCACCGCCAACATTACCAAACACAACCAGGCCAACAGCTATCAAGCATcgcttcagcagcagcagcagcaacaacatcagcagtaTCAGCAGCTGAACAATAACAAGACAGGTGGCTATtcacatcagcaacaacaacaacaacaacagggaGGATATCCTGCCGGTGCAGCATATCATCAGCATGCCACCAATAATGGTGCCGGCGGTTCGGTCGGTAATGCTGAGCATGTACGCCACTCGGTGCTTCAGAACTCAGCCACACCTtctggtggaggtggtggaggTGCGGCAACGCAGAAGTACTACGATCCGTATGATAACTATGCCCGCCCCAACCCGACCGCCAACCAGGTGAACAACAATGGTACTGCTGGTGCACATATGGGCAACAACAATCATCACTATCATCACagtcagcaacagcagcaacagcagcagcagcaacagcaacaacatttacaccaccatcagcaacaCCACGGTGGCATGATGGATCAGCAACGTGCGAATGGATCAGCGGCTGTatatcatcagcagcaacaacaacagcaacatctgCACCATGGTCAAACgaacaatcatcatcatcaccatcagcaatCGGTTGATCCATAtgcacaacaacagcagcagcagcagcaacaacgctACAGTGCCAACAGTAACAGTCAGTACGGTGGAGCAATGCACGCTCAGCAACAACATATGTATCAATACAACAACGGTAACATGAACAACGgtgcagcatcagcagcagctgcagcaacagcaaccggTGCCGGAATTGGTAAAATTGCTGACTACGATCCACTGACGGATGGTCCACGGAATGTACCACAGCCGAACCGTCAAAGTGCAACGCTGATTTACAGCTCCGGTAACA TGTCCTCGAACAACAATCGACGAATCGGTTCGGTTAACGACATCGATCCGGTTAATGGTTACTATGGCTCGGTAGCGGACAACTCGCAGGCGGCTCTatatcagcaacagcagcagcagcagctttatcaacaacagcaacagcaacatcggCAAtcccagcaacagcagccacaGTACATTCAACCGCCCCAACAATACGCTGCACCCGCATCAAATGCTACGGGCAAATCGATGAGCAAAGTG CGCGTTTACCGAGCCCTGTACGACTACGAGGCGCAGGATAGTGATGAGGTTGGTTTCAGCGAGGGTGACCTGATCATTGAGGTGAACTCGATCGATGCTGGCTGGATGACGGGACGCGTCGAACGCACGGGCCTTACCGGCATGCTGCCGGCGAACTATGTAGAGCTgatgaaaatataa
- the LOC125771683 gene encoding LIM and SH3 domain protein Lasp isoform X2, translated as MNKSCARCQKVVYPIEELKCLDKTWHKTCFKCHECGMTLNMKTYKGFNKLPYCEAHIPKAKATTIAETPEFKRIAENTKIQSNVKYHADFEKLKGKVTQVADDPETLRIKQNTKNISNVAYHGDLQKKAAMERQRECTEIIDSKVSSNNNRRIGSVNDIDPVNGYYGSVADNSQAALYQQQQQQQLYQQQQQQHRQSQQQQPQYIQPPQQYAAPASNATGKSMSKVRVYRALYDYEAQDSDEVGFSEGDLIIEVNSIDAGWMTGRVERTGLTGMLPANYVELMKI; from the exons ACCTGGCACAAGACGTGCTTCAAATGTCACGAGTGTGGCATGACGCTGAACATGAAGACGTACAAAGGATTCAACAAACTGCCGTACTGTGAAGC ACATATTCCTAAAGCCAAAGCTACGACGATCGCGGAGACACCGGAGTTCAAGCGAATCGCGGAAAATACCAAAATCCAATCGAACGTCAAATATCATGCGGACTTTGAGAAGCTGAAAGGAAAAGTGACGCAG gtTGCTGACGATCCGGAAACGCTACGAATCaagcaaaacacgaaaaataTCTCCAACGTTGCCTACCATGGCGATCTGCAGAAGAAGGCCGCCATGGAACGGCAGCGAGAGTGCACAGAAATCATCGACAGTAAAG TGTCCTCGAACAACAATCGACGAATCGGTTCGGTTAACGACATCGATCCGGTTAATGGTTACTATGGCTCGGTAGCGGACAACTCGCAGGCGGCTCTatatcagcaacagcagcagcagcagctttatcaacaacagcaacagcaacatcggCAAtcccagcaacagcagccacaGTACATTCAACCGCCCCAACAATACGCTGCACCCGCATCAAATGCTACGGGCAAATCGATGAGCAAAGTG CGCGTTTACCGAGCCCTGTACGACTACGAGGCGCAGGATAGTGATGAGGTTGGTTTCAGCGAGGGTGACCTGATCATTGAGGTGAACTCGATCGATGCTGGCTGGATGACGGGACGCGTCGAACGCACGGGCCTTACCGGCATGCTGCCGGCGAACTATGTAGAGCTgatgaaaatataa